The genomic region TATGTTatgtaaattaatgatatttaattttgacaatGGCAGAGCTTTAAATTACGGGATTTGCACAAATCTCCTTTGTATCCAGCGACACACCCATGTGGACAGTGACCGTTGCTGTAGTTGCATGTTGAATTTCCATCATGACAATGACCACAGTGCAATGTGCATCCTTTTCCATACTCTCCTGGGGCACATTCTGTATAGACATGACGTTAAAAAGCCTACATATAGTACATAAATTGTATCACATTAAGATGCCTATGATTGGGCGTATTTAtttgtgataaaacataattttaaatgttttaacaattatgcCAATCAATGCTGTAGCTCACTCCCACACTTCAAAAGGTGAAGAAGGTTAATTATATAAACGAAATAAATTATCATTgagtatatttcaataattaaaatacatctgttatataaatatatttgacgTTTTGATTCAGTACTATTCTCGAGCATTTCTGTAGAGCTCTTCTTCTTTTATcgctttttttacaaaatagatTTACAACTTGGCTCGTTCTGTATATTTCACTGTAGTTTTGTCATGTTGTGGAGAATATCTGACGTGTGAAATCGTTAGTTTAAACAAGTATCTCGAGCAGTAATAATTACGTGTTGTACAAATGTCTCCTTTGTATCCAGCGGAACATCCGTTTGGACAATGCCCATTATGCGTATTGCACGTTATGTGGCCATCCCTACAGAAGCCACAGACTGACGTACACCCTGGTCCATATTCTCCGGGGGCACAAGCTGAAGGGATAAATGCATTACCAGCTAGTGGTAACGTAACTTTTATAGTTACGAGCCATGTATTTATCGACGATGAATATAAGGGAAagaataaaatgtgaaataatcTGTATACAAACAGATGTTTTAAATTACTCATATTAAACGTGAGGAAAATGTAATTGCGATGTATACATGTGTTGAGGAATACCTTACGTTTTATATACGAGtgtaaattaattgtatataaatgttaacaatgtaatttatttgcatatttttacaatattttcttctttgCTGATTCCGACCTTGTATTGCTTTTGGCTGAATTATGGCTTCACCCCACTCATCACGACTTAAATGTGTTTTCCAAATACCATAAGTGACATAATAGGTTTCTTACTGTAAATCACTTACGATATGcacttgaaaacaatatatgttttcactAGTTGCTGAAATTGACTTGGTGCCACTCAAACTGTCATTAAAAcactttgatataaaaataaacgtatGCCATTCTTAAACATGTATATCTATTGTGATCAACTTTCATCTAAAGcatattgatttcattattcaatttcaatCTAAAAGCACGCAGACATGGACAATTAGATGCATTCAAGATTGTTTGCTtatgaataaacttaaaatagaCATACAATTTGACTTATTTCCAATTTGTGTTGTTGCCGTACAAACCCCTTTCGGCATTGTGGTTATTCCGAAATCATTTTATCATTCAGATGCACACGGATCAAATTATGTCTTACAGTTTCGTGTATTCATTCTTTGTTGGCAAAGAACAGAAACACTTACGAGCTTTACAGAAGTCCCCTTTGTATGCAGGGGCACATCCACTTGGACAGTGACCTCTGTCGGTTTTGCACGTTGTGTTTCCACCAATACAATTACCACAACTTGATGTACACCCTGCTCCATACTTTCCTTTTTTGTGATTCATTGTGATTTAGCATAACTGCATTTCgacattttatacaagtttgtATGATATGACTTACAAtgaatatgttgtgtttttccAAATTATATCAATCGCAATATATACCACATATCAAGGTGTAAGGCTTCGATTTGCAAACTCTAAATGTATACGTAACtgtaaattgcattttaaaatattcatatctAGGTCAGtgaaagaaatataattgttgtttttttcaaataaaaaggacATACCATGGTTACATGCATCCCCTTCCCATCCCGGTACGCACGATGAGCACGCCCCTATGGCCGTATCGTATTCTAAAGCACAATGTCCTTCGGGTAGACATCCATATCCGTAGTGACCAAAAAGGCATGCTAAAACATAATGggttcaataataataataataataataataataataataataataataataataataataataataaaatagtaGAAATAAGTAGAATTATGATACATAATGTTCAGAAGTATacacaatttattaataatatgatattattttgttctCACTTGTATTAGTAAGCTTGAATTCACAAATCATCATAATCCCTTCGGTGTGCTTTTCTATCTTTATTATCCTCATCACCGTTGGTTTCGTTAATGTTAGTATATTAGAGAACTGCACGGGTAAAAAATCATGCAAACGATCCAAATAGGAGGATTCATTTCCAACACTTACAGTCAGCGGTCCATTCTGACTCTGATCTCCTATAATACACATCAGAACGatcagaaaatataataaataagcaaTTGTACGATAAGTTTAGAAAACATAAACTAGACGTTTTGTCTTGACCCcgaaaactaatatttttattaattgataCTATTAATTAAATCGAATTCAAATCTCATGATCGTATGTTATAAAACTACTATGCCTGCTCAGCTTTATGATTTACCAGATCCCCTCCCATAAACCCTTATTTCCTCAATTAGGTATTTCTTTCCAAGGTCAATCTGCCACCAGTTGTTGCTTGCCGTTGCGCTGCAGCATCCACAATCATCAGTATTGTTCGCAATAACGTTGTCAATTGCATTCATTTTTGAGTAATCAGAAGACAAATAGACGAGTGCCGGAGCCATTGTTACTTTCACGTCACTGCGAATGTTGTATTAACTTCATCTCTGAAACGAAACACCTGTGAAATATTTCTCAAACGTGTTATTACACGTTTGTATCTTCATATGGTAAATCAAATccaataatatttgtttttgaaactcTGTTTGTATCTGTTCTCGTAGGTACAAGCATGTCCACCGCCACCTCTTAAGATGACACAATAAAAGCGAATTTCGTCGACCCTATCGATTGAGCCCAGCTCTCGCACTTTCTCTCACACGCCTTTTCCTACAAGTCCAAGCCGTAAATGTTTCAAGATGCATTAGATAGGACTCATATTATGTTGTTAATAACCTTAGCTTGGCATTTAGTATGATGTTTGTGTAGAGGGTAGTAACATATGTAAGTACATCCGTGGTCCAATCCCCTTAAATGTTCGAGTTTTGAACATTTGTTAGCATTAATAACGGCATATCAACCTTTGCCAGTGCAGCTTCAGTAAAGCCATATCTACCTTTGACAGGGCAGCATTAAAAACGGCTTATCTACCTTTGACAGAACACTATCAGTAATGGCTCATCAACATTTGTCGGAGCAGAATCAGTGATGGTTCATCTACCTTTGACAGGGCAATATCAGTTATGGCTCATCTACCTTTGACGGAGCAGTACCAGTGATGGTTCATCTACCTTTGACAGGGCAATATCAGGTATGCCTCATCTACCTTTGACGGAGCAGTATCAATGATGGTTCATCTACCTTTGACAGGGCAATATCAGTGTTTATTCATCTACCTTTGACAGGGCAATATCAGTTATGGCTCATCTACCTTTGACGGAGCAGTATCATTGATGGTTCATTTACCTTTGACAGGGCAGTGTCAGTGATGGTTCATCAACCTTTGACAGGGCAATATCAGTTATGGCTCATATACCTTTGACGGAGCAGTATCAGTAATGGTTCATCTACCTTTTACAAAGCAGCATCAGTAATGGTTCATATACCGTTGACAGAGCAGTATCAGTTATGGTTCATTTACCTTTGACAGAGCAGCATAACTAATAGTGAATCTACCTTTGACAGATCAGTATCAGTAATGGTTCATCTATCTTTGACAGAGCAGCATCAGTAATGGTTCATACACCTTTGACAGAGCAGTATCAGTAATGGTCCATCTATCTTTGACAGAGCAGCATAACTAATAGTTCATCTACCTTTGACAGAGCAGTATCAGTAATGGTTTATATACCGTTGGCAGAACAGTATCAGTAATGGTCCATCTATCTTTGACAGAGCAGCATAACTAATAGTTCATCTACCTTTGACAGAGCAGTATCAGTAATGGTTTATATACCGTTGGCAGAGCAGTATCAGTAATGGTCCATCTATCTTTGACAGAGCAGCATAACTAATAGTTCATCTACCTTTGACAGAGCAGTATCAGTAATGGTTTATATACCGTTGGCAGAGCAGTATCAGTAATGGTCCATCTATCTTTGAAAGAGCAGCATAACTAATAGTTCATCTACCTTTGACAGAGCAGTATCAGTAATGGTTTATATACCGTTGGCAGAGCAGTATCAGTAATGGTCCATCTATCTTTGACAGAGCAGCATAACTAATAGTTCATCTACCTTTGACAGAGCAGCATCAGTAATGGTCCATCTACCGTTGGCAGAGCAGTATCAGTAATGGTCCATCTATCTTTGACAGAGCAGCATAACTAATAGTCCATCTATCTTTGACAGAGCAGTATCAGAAATGGTTCATCTACCGTTGGCAGAGCAGTATCAGTAATGGTTTATATACCTTTAACAGAGCAGCATAACTAATAGGACATCTACCTTTGACAGATCAGTATCAGTTATGGTTGATATACCGTTGATAGATCAGTATCAGTAATGGTTTATATACCGTTGGCAGAGCAGTATCAGTAATGGTTTATATACCGTTGACACAACAGCATCAGTAATTGCTTATCTGCCTTTGATAGGTAACCATCAGTTACGTTTTAATACCTTTGATAGGGCAACATCCTTAACTATTTATCTGCTTTAACAAGACAAAACAGTATCTGCTTATCTTCTTTTGACAGGGCAACATCAGTAACGGTTGCTTTACTTTTAAAGGCTAATTCAAGAGTAATACCAGTAACGGTTTATTAAACAGGTATTAGATTGGTTCTGGCTACTgggttttctttgtatttttcattgtattattgattataaatgggTTTGGAAGTACAATGATCCTCAGAATGTCAGAGCTATtatgatatttgtaaacaaatgaacCAGTGATATGTGAAAGAAGAGACAAACCATAATTACTAGCAATCTAAACATAAAAGCACAATGATATACAATGGTATACAATAACCTACCCTTGttgttaacttatttatttttactttttacaaaCTGTAAAATGATTATCTCGATTATCTTATCTTGATTCTTAAAAAATAGATTGTTTCACTGCATTGAtaaatgcttgaaaaaaaaataaaaaaaataaatgattcatttaCTAGGTTGCTTTTTTGATTTGGCCATTGCTCTTCCAAAGATACAGCCAAACTGAAGACCACTataattttcgaaaaaaaatacacaaagtgATGCCCGAGACGTCAATGTCCATGGAAGATCATTGTCATtcaaaacaattcttaataTTGCCAAATAAGCGGtatgaaatgtaaaaagtataaaatgttAGTCGGAAAGTAAGCAAACGGGAATAACTGCGAATTACCAAACATGCTTGTGAGTATTTGCCTGTTTTATCTTATTTCGAAAAAGTATATCAAACCCGTACCATTGACATAGTGGATCGAAGaaaattgttatcattattgttatagTAGTTTCGGCAGTAGATATACATGCACATATGGTTGCGTGATGTAATATCAATTGAACTAAGGGAATCATCTTTATTGTGCAGAATGGGAAAGCGGAAAGTTCGACATCAcgttattattgtgttttggaAGTAAACCCTGAATTCTGTAGGTCGGggtacatatttttatattatatggtCAAATGTACGAATCAACCTGTACATTAagttcaaattaaattaatatgaagAGAAGGACCACTACTTCACTTTTCTCTTTGGattttgtaaatgcatttatcaaagCACGTTCAATCCAGGATATGCCAATGGATAAAGTTCATTTCGTGTGTTTTCTTTCGGTCATTGCCTTAACTAGCTGTCATCCTCTGTATAACTAAATTTCTCTCTTCAAGTATTGATTCATACAAAAGAGATTCACGAGCAAGAAACACTTATCACCTACTTGGAagattatttgatatatacaaTGCAActcatctttttttatttaatgtcttCCAGATTATCAAATGTTTCATTGATAAATTAGTTTATTTAGCCATCATTCCTTTATGAAAACGTGCTACCACTTGCACCTGCAACATGAATGAACAAATAAACGAAAAACGGAAACATTACTCAATGACTCATTCAGTGTATTTTGTCgttttttgtttgcaaaaagtGACTTTAAAACTATTCAAAAATGTGTCCTTCCCTTCATCactaaatttttaataaacCTGGAATTAAGACAGTGATGAGTGTCTTTTACACTTCAAGTTGTTAACGGTATTATTACAGCCCACataataaacaacatatattgtaataaaagtaCATACTTTGACAGGCATCACCAATCCATCCTATTTGGCACGATAAACACGCTCCAGTGGCCATGTCGTAATCAACAGCACAATGACCTTCATACAGACAACCATATCTGTAAAAGCCAGAACTGCAtgctgaaatattaatttattaaaaacggAACACTGGTGTTATGGTAAATTCAAACTAATTATCAttgcaattttgttttgatgttctTAAACTAGACGCTAAATGGTGACATGTCGATCCCGTTGAAAAAGCCTTTGACACAGGCACTTCCATGCAATTGCAACACAGAATAACACGGAGTTGATAAAGAGTGTATATGCGAAACTACCAATAATGCAATGTCAAGATTCAGTCTAGACAagaatcattttaacatttgacttCTTATTATGCCATTGACATTTGAGATACAGACCTAGGTCTTGTACGCGACACGCCACGTCAGCATGCTGACTATTCATGGcaagtgttttgaaaatcatgtaacgcatggtcaagatacagtcCGGACAAGGGTTATCTTAAGCTTTGGCCTTCATCCTGGACCTTTGAGGTTCAGACCTGCGTATTATACGAGAAACGCCACCTCATCATGGTAAACCTTCATGTCATTTCGTTTCAAGATTCTATAATGCATGatcaagatacagcccggacatggcTTATTTCCACCTTGACCTCTCACCTTGGCATTTGAGTTACAGATCGGTGTTTTGTTCGCGACAAGCCTTCTCATCATGTTGAACCTTCAAGGCAAGTTAGTTCCTGAAACTCCTTTAATGCCTGGTCAAGATACAGCACAGAAAAAGCAGTCCGGATGGACGGACGCATGCATGCACGCATGGTCGCACGGACGCACTCCCACACACGGAACAACCATGGTGACAACTATGTATCGCTCACCGCGGGCTTGACAGAAATTACATGATTTACATTTAACATAGAGTGTCTCTGATCGATTCCATGATCTTGAGAGGATAATAGCTTAACGATATTATTTCAGACGGAACAACTCCGtattaattagaaataaaagtCGAATACAAGTTTGATGTATTCCGTgaaaacatttgacatttagTGCGATAACAATCGAGGTGGATGTTTGGTACAAAATATCAACACTAGTTCGTGACATTTTTTACGAATTTCTTACGCTTTTTCATGTTGAATTTACTttgaacaattgttaaaaaaaatatccgtacatataataaaaactttCGCAAGCTCTAAAACTATTCTGCTGAGCCCCGTTCCACTAAAGACTGTAAGGCTTAAGATTGTAACTATCTAGACGTAACCCCGTTTCTTGAGTTAGCTGCGCTCATTATCGTAAGGACATTTATTGCATAGAGTCGCCCGTAACTTTACTGTTGAGCCCGATCACTCTTAAGCGTAAGGTTTGCGAcaaagatatcttattgaaacggGGCACAGACCAAGAAAACATTTAATGCTACCTCTTTGGACAGCGAGACAACGTAATTATCATCTTGCAAACCGTCCATGTGTACTTTCAGGACTTTGCACTTATTCGATACCTGTATTTTAGTTGTCGAAGGAGAAACTTTAAAGGTAACGgaatatattttgacaatgctGCCTTTTAAATTCCGAAAGCACCTTTAGGCTAAGGaatttagttttactttttgtATAAAACTCAGTGTATGACCCAAAAGAGAATTAACTATCATTCTTTTCTCATTCTCTCTAGATATATTTTCCTACACACAaccattcataaaaaaataaagatttaaagaaGGTCGGTTAGCGCCTGAATAATAAGGAGATCTAAACGAAGATGCGATTTAAAATGTTCGTAAAATAGGACTGATGGCGATAAGTAGATTAAGAAATACATTAAAAGATGCATACaacaatacatgttttcaaataatacctCAGAAGTTCCCCTTGGCATTCGGCTTCAATTTAGAAGGCGTTGAAAATTTAGATAAGATATATGTCATGAGGTGTTTACAATTTTATCTTTGCGGCGATAAGATATCTCACTTGTCTGACATAAATTATTATCTAGATAAATTATCCCTAAATCAGCAGTGTAATCATTCTGCGGTTGAAACAACCACTTTCCGTAGTGAAGTGCGGATACGAAACGCATCCAAATTTAAGCATGAGTGTTTTTAATCTGATTAAATGGCTGTGTTCATTTACCGTTAttcaaactataaaatatatttgttacatgttaacattttatatttactaaaatgcgatttatcaatcaaaagatattaatcatttaaggtcaatatggattaatttaatacttttttaagcAAATGACTTTAATGAgagttataaaatgtttgcccTTTGATATTTAGATACTCACATTTGTCAAAGACCTTGACCTCACAAATCATCATAAACCCCCTTGTGCTCTTTTCGATTCGGATGTATCTCAATACGGATGGTGTTGGCAAAGTTAGTTTGTATAAGTATCTAATGACCGTCGGTGTGTCTGGCAAAACATCCAGAGAAGAGTCATTTCCTACTTTGATTATCAAAGGCCCATTCTGACTGTCCCAGGACCCTGTGTGTCAAAAAGAATAAGAAAATCGAACAAAACTAGAAATATGATAAACGCGATTATCATTTGGTCTCAAACTAGCATGAAGAATTTTGAACAATGAAGGAAGTTATTAGGTTTGTTTTTGCTTCAAACGAATATTATACTTGAAATGTTATATTGGATGCTTTCAATTCAGAAAGGAAGTGAACATACTGCTAGAGAACGTTTTTCAGATGGATACTTTTTGAgccttaaaaaaagaaaaatattcgaTAACTCTGAAACCAAAACTTGCATGAAAACATCCCAGATCTGAAAAATAGGTTGCTGAGATCAAGCGTATCTTATGagtgaacattttattgttaacacTTCCGTATTAAGCAGTTGatgctttttttttataaatttggcgtcttttgtacaattattgaCGTCGTTTCCAGTATAACTTCATCTTAATTATTATGTCTTGAATGTTAATACAATCCTGTAaccatattgttgttttaatattttgataaaggcGTTTATGCGTCGtattaaaaaaaagcaaaatcgAAAG from Mya arenaria isolate MELC-2E11 chromosome 3, ASM2691426v1 harbors:
- the LOC128225809 gene encoding multiple epidermal growth factor-like domains protein 10, with amino-acid sequence MAPALVYLSSDYSKMNAIDNVIANNTDDCGCCSATASNNWWQIDLGKKYLIEEIRVYGRGSACLFGHYGYGCLPEGHCALEYDTAIGACSSCVPGWEGDACNHACAPGEYGPGCTSVCGFCRDGHITCNTHNGHCPNGCSAGYKGDICTTPCDPGEYGPGCILCGQCGDGNTTCNTDNGYCPQGCASGFKGDLCNLPCAPGEFGLNCSSNCGYCHDGNTPCDASNGHCPTGCAAGYKGDFCKTTCDPGNYGLGCTSNCGQCRDGNTTCNIDNGHCPNGCASGFKGETCQTLGSTPGTRR